A window of Diospyros lotus cultivar Yz01 chromosome 14, ASM1463336v1, whole genome shotgun sequence contains these coding sequences:
- the LOC127789763 gene encoding probable carboxylesterase 15 — MSLGKRIVTEVSGCLRVFDDGTVDRTWTGPPEMEFMTKSVPPHEEFIDGVATRDVVIDSTSGRMVRIYIPQNEENIAGKDKLPLLLHFHGGGFCFSRPQWYLYYNFYARLVLSARAVCVSVDLRLAPEHRVPAACDDAYSAFLWLDAVARGELSEPWLETYADFGRVFLVGDSTGGNLVHETASRAGEIDAGALKLVGGIPLHPGFIREEPSRSLLELPESPMLTRDMVTKLMDLGLPEGCTKDHPVTCPMGPSAPPLSLLKLPPMLVVVAEKDLLRDTELEYCEAMKKAGKEVEVLLEEGMSHCYYLNKIAVDVEPEAAASADRLIAAIINFINRG; from the coding sequence ATGAGTCTCGGCAAAAGAATTGTTACGGAGGTTTCCGGATGCTTAAGGGTGTTTGACGACGGCACCGTCGACCGGACCTGGACTGGACCGCCGGAGATGGAGTTCATGACCAAATCTGTGCCCCCACATGAAGAATTCATCGATGGTGTCGCCACTCGAGACGTAGTAATCGATTCAACGAGCGGCCGTATGGTAAGGATATATATCCCCCAGAACGAAGAAAATATCGCCGGTAAGGATAAGCTACCCCTTCTCCTCCACTTTCACGGAGGTGGCTTCTGTTTCAGCCGACCACAGTGGTACCTCTACTACAATTTCTACGCGCGGCTGGTCCTCTCAGCTCGAGCTGTTTGCGTCTCCGTAGACCTCCGGCTAGCCCCGGAGCACCGCGTGCCGGCCGCATGTGACGACGCTTACTCGGCTTTCCTTTGGCTCGACGCCGTGGCTAGAGGTGAGTTATCTGAGCCGTGGCTGGAGACTTATGCTGATTTCGGCCGTGTTTTTTTGGTGGGTGATAGCACAGGTGGGAATCTGGTACACGAAACGGCTTCGCGAGCGGGAGAGATCGATGCCGGCGCGTTGAAACTCGTTGGAGGGATACCGCTGCACCCGGGCTTTATTCGAGAGGAGCCGAGCCGATCATTGTTGGAGCTGCCGGAGTCGCCCATGCTGACGCGTGATATGGTAACCAAGTTGATGGATTTAGGGCTGCCTGAGGGTTGCACCAAAGACCACCCAGTAACGTGTCCAATGGGCCCGTCGGCGCCACCGCTCAGCCTCCTGAAGCTTCCCCCGATGCTGGTTGTGGTGGCGGAAAAAGACTTGCTCCGGGACACCGAACTGGAGTACTGCGAGGCGATGAAGAAGGCAGGGAAGGAAGTGGAGGTTTTGCTCGAAGAAGGAATGAGCCACTGTTACTACTTGAATAAGATCGCCGTCGACGTTGAGCCGGAGGCGGCTGCTAGTGCCGACCGGCTAATTGCAGCGATCATTAATTTCATCAATAGGGGTTGA